One Streptomyces showdoensis genomic region harbors:
- a CDS encoding urease accessory protein UreF, whose amino-acid sequence MRSALLVLADGRFPAGGHAHSGGAEAAVKAGRLKDAADLEAFCRGRLHTTGLTAAALAAAAALGADPYALDAAADARTPSPALRATARRLGRQMMRAARAAWPGPELDRLSTAFPRGAHQPVVLGTAARAAGLGPEDAAHCVGYETVSGPATAAVRLLGLDPFQATAVLARLAPDLDHVAARAAAAAREDDVDALPAASAPLLDLTAEQHATWPVRLFAS is encoded by the coding sequence ATGAGATCCGCACTCCTCGTGCTCGCCGACGGGCGTTTCCCCGCCGGCGGGCACGCCCACTCGGGCGGCGCCGAGGCCGCCGTCAAGGCCGGCCGGCTCAAGGACGCCGCCGACCTGGAGGCCTTCTGCCGCGGCCGGCTGCACACCACCGGGCTCACCGCGGCGGCCCTCGCCGCCGCCGCGGCGCTCGGCGCCGATCCGTACGCACTCGACGCCGCCGCCGACGCCCGCACCCCCTCGCCCGCCCTGCGCGCCACCGCCCGCAGACTCGGCCGGCAGATGATGCGGGCCGCCCGCGCGGCCTGGCCGGGCCCCGAACTCGACCGGCTGTCCACCGCGTTCCCGCGCGGCGCCCACCAGCCGGTGGTCCTCGGCACCGCGGCCCGCGCCGCCGGGCTCGGCCCCGAGGACGCGGCGCACTGCGTCGGCTACGAGACGGTGAGCGGACCCGCCACCGCCGCCGTACGCCTGCTCGGCCTGGACCCCTTCCAGGCCACCGCGGTCCTCGCCCGGCTCGCCCCCGACCTCGACCACGTCGCCGCCCGGGCCGCGGCGGCGGCCCGCGAGGACGACGTGGACGCCCTGCCCGCCGCCTCCGCCCCGCTGCTCGACCTCACGGCCGAACAGCACGCGACCTGGCCGGTCCGCCTCTTCGCCTCCTGA
- a CDS encoding urease subunit beta, whose translation MIPGEILYADGPVVLNEGRPVSRLTVLNAADRPVQVGSHYHFAEANPGLDFDRAAARGLRLNIAAGTAVRFEPGIPVEVELVPIAGRRVVPGLRGETAGPLDTTRPEGGDRA comes from the coding sequence ATGATCCCCGGAGAGATCCTGTACGCGGACGGCCCCGTGGTCCTCAACGAGGGCCGCCCGGTCAGCCGCCTCACCGTCCTCAACGCCGCCGACCGGCCCGTCCAGGTCGGCTCCCACTACCACTTCGCCGAGGCCAATCCCGGTCTGGACTTCGACCGCGCCGCCGCGCGCGGGCTGCGGCTGAACATCGCCGCGGGCACCGCCGTCCGCTTCGAGCCCGGCATCCCCGTCGAGGTCGAGCTGGTGCCGATCGCCGGCCGCCGGGTCGTACCGGGGCTGCGCGGCGAGACCGCCGGACCCCTGGACACCACCCGGCCGGAAGGAGGCGACCGTGCCTGA
- a CDS encoding cytochrome c oxidase assembly protein, with product MDHSGHGMTMDLPPFTLGRALEFSPDLFFLIGCVAGLGLYGWGVARLRKRGDAWPVSRTVFFAVGVLSIALVMCTKLNDYGMVMFSVHMVQHMVISMLSPILLLLGAPVTLALRALPVAGRGSTGPRELLLKLLHSRYMRIITHPAFTISMFIASLYGLYFTPLFDTLMGSKAGHIGMMVHFLMVGLVFFWPIMGVDPGPHRPGYVMRMLELFAGMPFHAFFGIAMMMATEPLVEVYKNPPASLGIDALTDQNAAGGIAWAFSEIPSVLVLIALVYQWYHSEQRQAVRKDRQADRDGDKELEAYNAYLASLQGRPSQ from the coding sequence ATGGATCACAGCGGGCACGGCATGACCATGGATCTGCCGCCGTTCACGCTGGGGCGGGCCCTGGAGTTCTCCCCCGACCTCTTCTTCCTGATCGGCTGCGTCGCCGGGCTCGGGCTGTACGGCTGGGGCGTGGCGCGGCTGCGGAAGCGCGGGGACGCGTGGCCGGTGAGCCGGACGGTGTTCTTCGCGGTGGGCGTGCTGAGCATCGCCCTGGTGATGTGCACCAAGCTCAACGACTACGGCATGGTCATGTTCAGCGTGCACATGGTGCAGCACATGGTGATCTCCATGCTGTCGCCGATCCTGCTGCTGCTCGGCGCGCCGGTGACGCTGGCGCTGCGGGCGCTGCCGGTGGCGGGGCGGGGCTCCACGGGTCCGCGCGAGCTGCTGCTGAAGCTGCTGCACAGCCGGTACATGCGGATCATCACGCACCCGGCGTTCACGATCTCGATGTTCATCGCGAGCCTGTACGGGCTGTACTTCACCCCGCTGTTCGACACGCTGATGGGCTCCAAGGCGGGCCACATCGGGATGATGGTCCACTTCCTCATGGTGGGCCTGGTCTTCTTCTGGCCGATCATGGGCGTCGACCCGGGCCCGCACCGCCCCGGCTACGTGATGCGGATGCTGGAGCTCTTCGCGGGCATGCCGTTCCACGCGTTCTTCGGCATCGCGATGATGATGGCGACCGAACCGCTGGTCGAGGTGTACAAGAACCCGCCGGCCTCGCTCGGGATCGACGCCCTGACCGACCAGAACGCGGCGGGCGGCATCGCCTGGGCGTTCAGCGAGATCCCGTCGGTGCTGGTGCTGATCGCCCTGGTCTACCAGTGGTACCACTCCGAGCAGCGCCAGGCGGTCCGCAAGGACCGGCAGGCGGACCGGGACGGCGACAAGGAGCTGGAGGCGTACAACGCGTACCTGGCCTCGCTCCAGGGGCGTCCCTCGCAGTAG
- a CDS encoding urease subunit alpha has protein sequence MPELHRAVYADLFGPTTGDRIRLADTDLLVEIEEDRSGGPGRAGEEAVFGGGKVIRESMGQSRTTRAEGAPDTVITGVVVIDHWGIVKADIGIRDGRITALGKAGNPDTMDGVHPELVIGPETEVIVGNGRILTAGAVDTHVHFISPTVVEQALATGVTTLVGGGTGPAEGTKATTITPGPWHMARMFEALDTFPVNIGLLGKGNTMSREAMHSQLRGGALGFKIHEDWGATPAVIDACLSVCEETGAQLAIHTDTLNEAGFVGDTLAAIGGRTIHAYHTEGAGGGHAPDIITVVSEPHVLPSSTNPTRPHTVNTIEEHLDMLMVCHHLNPAVPEDLAFAESRIRPSTIAAEDVLHDLGAISIISSDSQAMGRIGEVIMRTWQTAHVMKRRRGALPGDGDADNHRARRYVAKYTINPAVAQGMGHLIGSVEPGKLADLVLWEPAFFGVKPLVVIKGGQIAYAQMGDANASIPTPQPVLPRPMFGALGRAAAAGSVNFVAEAAIEDDLPRKLGLHKEFTAIGSTRRITKADMRENDALPRVEVDADTFSVSIDGEAVEPAPAVELPMAQRYFLF, from the coding sequence GTGCCTGAGCTGCACCGCGCCGTGTACGCCGACCTGTTCGGCCCCACCACCGGCGACCGGATCCGGCTCGCCGACACCGATCTGCTCGTCGAGATCGAGGAGGACCGCTCCGGCGGGCCCGGCCGGGCCGGCGAGGAGGCCGTGTTCGGCGGCGGCAAGGTCATCCGGGAGTCCATGGGCCAGTCCAGGACCACCCGCGCCGAGGGTGCCCCCGACACGGTGATCACCGGCGTCGTGGTCATCGACCACTGGGGCATCGTCAAGGCCGACATCGGCATCCGCGACGGCCGGATCACCGCCCTCGGCAAGGCCGGCAACCCCGACACGATGGACGGGGTCCACCCCGAGCTGGTCATCGGCCCCGAGACCGAGGTGATCGTCGGCAACGGGCGGATCCTCACCGCCGGCGCCGTCGACACCCATGTCCACTTCATCTCGCCGACCGTCGTCGAGCAGGCCCTCGCCACCGGCGTGACCACCCTCGTCGGCGGCGGCACCGGCCCGGCCGAGGGCACCAAGGCCACCACGATCACCCCCGGCCCCTGGCACATGGCCCGGATGTTCGAGGCCCTGGACACCTTCCCCGTCAACATCGGTCTGCTCGGCAAGGGCAACACCATGTCCCGGGAGGCCATGCACTCCCAACTGCGCGGCGGCGCCCTCGGCTTCAAGATCCACGAGGACTGGGGGGCCACCCCGGCCGTCATCGACGCCTGTCTGAGCGTCTGCGAGGAGACCGGCGCCCAGCTGGCCATCCACACCGACACCCTCAACGAGGCGGGCTTCGTCGGCGACACCCTCGCCGCCATCGGCGGCCGCACCATCCACGCGTACCACACCGAAGGCGCGGGCGGCGGGCACGCCCCGGACATCATCACCGTGGTCTCCGAGCCGCACGTGCTGCCCAGTTCGACCAACCCCACCCGGCCGCACACCGTCAACACCATCGAGGAACACCTCGACATGCTGATGGTCTGCCACCACCTCAACCCGGCCGTCCCCGAGGACCTCGCCTTCGCCGAGTCACGGATCCGGCCCTCGACCATCGCGGCCGAGGACGTCCTGCACGACCTCGGGGCCATCTCGATCATCTCCTCCGACTCCCAGGCCATGGGACGGATCGGCGAGGTGATCATGCGGACCTGGCAGACCGCCCACGTGATGAAGAGGCGGCGCGGCGCCCTCCCCGGCGACGGGGACGCCGACAACCACCGGGCCCGGCGCTACGTCGCCAAGTACACGATCAACCCGGCCGTCGCGCAGGGCATGGGCCACCTCATCGGCTCGGTCGAACCCGGCAAGCTGGCCGACCTGGTGCTGTGGGAGCCGGCCTTCTTCGGGGTCAAGCCGCTCGTCGTGATCAAGGGCGGGCAGATCGCCTACGCGCAGATGGGCGACGCCAACGCCTCCATCCCCACCCCCCAACCGGTGCTTCCCCGCCCGATGTTCGGCGCGCTGGGACGGGCGGCCGCGGCCGGCTCGGTCAACTTCGTCGCCGAGGCGGCGATCGAGGACGACCTGCCGCGGAAGCTCGGCCTGCACAAGGAGTTCACCGCGATCGGCTCCACCCGCCGGATCACCAAGGCCGACATGCGGGAGAACGACGCGCTGCCCCGGGTCGAGGTCGACGCCGACACCTTCTCGGTGAGCATCGACGGCGAAGCGGTCGAACCCGCTCCCGCCGTCGAACTGCCCATGGCCCAGCGCTACTTCCTCTTCTGA
- a CDS encoding ATP-dependent Clp protease proteolytic subunit gives MHEARYVLPEFTERTGYGSRTLDPYSKLLEGRIVFLGTPIDETSANDAIAQFLYLDHASPGQPLSLYINSPGGSISAMTSVYDTMRTLSCEVETTCLGQAVGPAAVLLAAGSPGRRLALPGARIVLQEPTMDEPLQGQPSDLDIHARELLRQRELVVGLLAEHTGQSRERTGADLDRTTVLDAPAALAYGLVDHVVQTRAHSTGAGEG, from the coding sequence ATGCACGAGGCCCGCTACGTCCTTCCCGAGTTCACCGAGCGCACCGGCTACGGCAGCCGCACCCTCGACCCCTACTCGAAGCTGCTGGAAGGACGCATCGTCTTCCTCGGCACGCCGATCGACGAGACCTCGGCCAACGACGCCATCGCCCAGTTCCTGTACCTGGACCACGCGTCCCCCGGGCAGCCGCTCTCCCTCTACATCAACTCCCCCGGCGGTTCGATCAGCGCCATGACCTCGGTCTACGACACGATGCGGACACTCTCCTGCGAGGTGGAGACCACCTGCCTCGGCCAGGCCGTCGGGCCCGCCGCCGTCCTGCTCGCGGCCGGCTCGCCGGGGCGGCGGCTGGCGCTCCCGGGGGCCCGGATCGTCCTCCAGGAGCCCACCATGGACGAACCGTTGCAGGGGCAGCCGAGCGATCTGGACATCCACGCCCGGGAATTGCTGCGCCAGCGCGAGCTGGTCGTCGGCCTGCTCGCCGAGCACACCGGACAGAGCCGCGAGCGGACCGGCGCCGATCTGGACCGGACCACCGTCCTGGACGCGCCGGCCGCGCTGGCGTACGGCCTGGTGGACCACGTGGTTCAGACCCGCGCCCACTCGACCGGCGCCGGGGAGGGGTGA
- a CDS encoding type II toxin-antitoxin system Phd/YefM family antitoxin, giving the protein MAYEIPVTQARAELADLINRVVYGNERVVVTRHGKPLVALVSAADLELLEAAEQPSEERAISSVAAVHTIASAPGEQRRFGIAAHHRDPGAPGAPGVGG; this is encoded by the coding sequence ATGGCCTACGAGATTCCGGTGACGCAAGCGCGCGCAGAGCTCGCCGATCTGATCAACCGTGTCGTCTACGGCAATGAGCGCGTGGTCGTGACCCGCCACGGCAAGCCGCTCGTCGCCCTGGTGTCCGCCGCTGACCTGGAACTTCTCGAGGCGGCCGAGCAGCCGTCCGAGGAGCGGGCGATCAGCTCGGTCGCCGCCGTGCACACGATCGCGTCCGCTCCGGGTGAACAGCGCCGTTTCGGCATCGCCGCCCACCACCGCGACCCGGGCGCGCCGGGCGCCCCCGGCGTCGGCGGCTGA
- a CDS encoding C40 family peptidase, producing MTAQIHVPSLLSRAGAVSALTLAAVGGTLLAPGAAPEAQAATSYANTALNVAASKKGSPYRYGATGPSRFDCSGLTLYSYKKAGKTLPRTAQQQYNKTRHISAAGRQKGDLVFFHSGGRVYHVGIYAGNNKIWHSPKTGSWVKLDKIWSSKISYGRVR from the coding sequence ATGACTGCGCAGATTCATGTCCCGTCCCTGCTGTCCCGGGCCGGAGCCGTCTCGGCTCTCACCCTCGCCGCCGTCGGCGGCACGCTGCTCGCCCCAGGAGCGGCGCCGGAGGCCCAGGCCGCGACGTCCTACGCCAACACGGCCTTGAACGTCGCCGCCTCGAAGAAGGGATCGCCCTACAGGTACGGAGCCACGGGACCGAGCCGGTTCGACTGCTCGGGACTCACGCTCTACTCGTACAAGAAGGCGGGCAAGACGCTGCCCCGCACCGCGCAGCAGCAGTACAACAAGACCCGGCACATCTCGGCGGCCGGCCGACAGAAGGGGGACCTGGTCTTCTTCCATTCCGGCGGAAGGGTGTACCACGTCGGAATCTACGCGGGTAACAACAAGATCTGGCACTCGCCGAAGACCGGCTCATGGGTGAAGCTCGACAAGATCTGGAGCTCGAAGATCTCCTACGGCCGCGTCCGCTGA
- a CDS encoding urease subunit gamma, producing the protein MQLSPHEQERLLIHVAADVAEKRRARGVLLNHPEAVALITSHVLEGARDGRTVAELMASGRKVLTRDDVMDGIPEMIHDVQVEATFPDGTKLVTVHEPII; encoded by the coding sequence GTGCAACTCAGCCCCCATGAGCAGGAACGGCTGCTCATCCATGTCGCGGCGGACGTGGCCGAGAAGCGCCGGGCCCGTGGCGTCCTGCTCAATCACCCCGAGGCCGTCGCGCTCATCACCTCGCACGTCCTGGAGGGCGCGCGGGACGGTCGGACCGTCGCCGAACTCATGGCCTCCGGCCGCAAGGTGCTCACCCGCGACGACGTCATGGACGGCATCCCCGAGATGATCCACGACGTCCAGGTCGAGGCCACCTTCCCCGACGGCACCAAGCTGGTGACCGTGCATGAGCCGATCATCTGA
- a CDS encoding NAD-dependent epimerase/dehydratase family protein: MTKGNAFVLGATGQIGRAAVRALVEDGWEVTAASRRGGRDERWPAEVRSVAVDRTEEGALATALGGGTDVLVDVVAFDAAHGRQLTGLAERIGSAVVISSAAVYQDAQGRNFDTQDEPDGFPDYPLPVPETLGTVAPGDSSYSTRKVALERELLAAAGRLPATLLRAAAVHGPYSPGPRELWFVKRALDGRPVRILAEGGRSVFHPVHVDNLAELVRLAAAQPGTRVLNAADPQAPSVAEIGAAIDAAMGVSSETVLFDGAPGKDMVGYTPWTTPRPMVCDMAAAERELGYRPVTGYAESLPGTIEYLAAAVAERDWREAFPGLVKYGVDFFDYAAEDAWLAAR; this comes from the coding sequence ATGACCAAGGGAAACGCGTTCGTGCTGGGAGCGACGGGACAGATCGGGCGGGCGGCCGTGCGGGCGCTCGTCGAGGACGGCTGGGAGGTGACGGCCGCCTCGCGCCGCGGCGGCCGGGACGAGAGGTGGCCGGCGGAGGTCCGGTCGGTGGCGGTGGACCGCACGGAGGAGGGGGCGCTCGCGACGGCGCTCGGCGGGGGCACCGACGTCCTGGTGGACGTCGTGGCCTTCGACGCCGCGCACGGGCGGCAGCTGACGGGGCTCGCCGAGCGGATCGGATCGGCGGTGGTGATCTCCAGCGCCGCCGTCTACCAGGACGCGCAGGGCCGCAACTTCGACACGCAGGACGAGCCGGACGGCTTCCCGGACTACCCGCTGCCGGTCCCGGAGACCCTGGGCACGGTCGCGCCGGGCGACAGCTCGTACAGCACCCGGAAGGTGGCGCTGGAGCGGGAGCTGCTGGCGGCGGCCGGGAGGCTGCCGGCCACCCTGCTGCGGGCGGCGGCCGTGCACGGCCCGTACAGCCCGGGGCCGCGCGAGCTGTGGTTCGTCAAGCGGGCGCTGGACGGGCGCCCGGTGCGCATCCTGGCGGAGGGCGGGCGGTCCGTCTTCCACCCGGTGCACGTGGACAACCTGGCGGAGCTGGTCCGGCTGGCCGCCGCGCAGCCGGGGACGCGGGTGCTCAACGCCGCCGACCCGCAGGCGCCCTCGGTGGCCGAGATCGGCGCGGCGATCGACGCGGCGATGGGCGTGAGCAGCGAGACGGTCCTGTTCGACGGGGCGCCCGGGAAGGACATGGTCGGCTACACGCCGTGGACGACGCCCCGCCCGATGGTCTGCGACATGGCGGCGGCGGAGCGGGAGCTGGGCTACCGGCCGGTGACGGGGTACGCGGAGTCGCTGCCCGGCACGATCGAGTACCTGGCCGCCGCGGTGGCGGAGCGGGACTGGCGGGAGGCCTTCCCCGGTCTGGTGAAGTACGGCGTGGACTTCTTCGACTACGCGGCGGAGGACGCCTGGCTGGCCGCGCGCTGA
- the ureG gene encoding urease accessory protein UreG, protein MHLDHGHDHIHAVSADARRPDGTRRALRIGLGGPVGSGKTATVAALCRELRDSFSLAVVTNDIYTREDAEFLLREAVLPPERIQAVETGACPHTAIRDDISANLEAVEDLEDSVGPLDLVLVESGGDNLTATFSRGLVDAQIFVIDVAGGDDIPRKGGPGVTTADLLVVNKTDLAPHVGSDLDRMAGDAAAQRGELPVAFQSLRSAEGVAPVADWVRARLAAWTA, encoded by the coding sequence ATGCACCTCGACCACGGCCACGACCACATCCACGCCGTCTCCGCCGACGCCCGCCGCCCCGACGGCACCCGCCGCGCCCTGCGCATCGGACTCGGCGGCCCCGTCGGCTCCGGCAAGACCGCCACCGTCGCCGCCCTCTGCCGCGAGCTCCGCGACAGCTTCTCCCTCGCCGTCGTCACCAACGACATCTACACCCGGGAGGACGCCGAGTTCCTGCTCCGCGAGGCCGTGCTGCCGCCCGAGCGGATCCAGGCCGTCGAGACCGGCGCCTGCCCGCACACCGCGATCCGGGACGACATCTCCGCCAACCTCGAAGCCGTCGAGGACCTGGAGGACTCGGTCGGCCCGCTCGACCTGGTCCTCGTCGAGTCCGGCGGCGACAACCTCACCGCCACCTTCTCCCGGGGCCTGGTCGACGCCCAGATCTTCGTCATCGACGTCGCCGGCGGCGACGACATCCCGCGCAAGGGCGGCCCCGGCGTGACCACCGCCGACCTCCTCGTCGTCAACAAGACCGACCTCGCCCCCCACGTCGGCTCCGACCTGGACCGGATGGCCGGCGACGCCGCCGCCCAGCGCGGCGAGCTGCCGGTGGCCTTCCAGTCGCTCCGCTCCGCCGAGGGCGTCGCCCCGGTCGCCGACTGGGTCCGGGCCCGGCTCGCCGCGTGGACCGCATGA
- a CDS encoding lysophospholipid acyltransferase family protein, which yields MIYHVLKHLLFGPLLKLLFRPRVEGLEHVPEEGAAIVAGNHLSFSDHFLMPVMLDRRITFLAKQEYFTGPGLKGRLTAAFFRGVGQIPVDRSGKEAGRAAIREGLGVLGRGELLGIYPEGTRSHDGRLYKGKVGVAVMALTAGVPVVPCAMVGTFEIQPPGRVLPRIRRVTIRFGEPLDFSRHAGMQGERAVVRAVTDEIMYAILGLSGQEYVDAYAADVKAAGGTDEGPGKFPPA from the coding sequence GTGATCTATCACGTCCTCAAGCACCTGCTCTTCGGTCCGCTCCTGAAGCTGCTGTTCCGGCCCCGTGTGGAGGGCCTGGAACACGTGCCGGAGGAGGGCGCGGCGATCGTCGCCGGCAATCACCTGTCCTTCTCGGACCACTTCCTGATGCCGGTGATGCTGGACCGCAGGATCACCTTCCTGGCCAAGCAGGAGTACTTCACGGGCCCGGGCCTGAAGGGCCGGCTGACGGCCGCGTTCTTCCGCGGCGTCGGGCAGATCCCGGTGGACCGCTCCGGCAAGGAGGCGGGCCGGGCGGCGATCCGGGAGGGGCTCGGGGTGCTGGGCCGCGGCGAGCTGCTCGGCATCTACCCGGAGGGGACCCGCTCGCACGACGGGCGGCTCTACAAGGGCAAGGTCGGGGTGGCCGTGATGGCGCTGACCGCGGGGGTGCCGGTGGTGCCCTGCGCGATGGTCGGGACCTTCGAGATCCAGCCGCCCGGGCGGGTGCTGCCGAGGATCCGGCGGGTCACGATCCGCTTCGGGGAGCCGCTGGACTTCTCCCGCCACGCGGGGATGCAGGGCGAGCGGGCCGTGGTCCGGGCGGTCACGGACGAGATCATGTACGCGATCCTCGGGCTGTCCGGGCAGGAGTACGTGGACGCCTACGCGGCGGACGTGAAGGCGGCGGGCGGCACGGACGAGGGACCGGGGAAGTTCCCGCCGGCCTGA
- a CDS encoding urease accessory protein UreD, producing MSLRATARIVAAPDGSLPVLESDGPLALRRTRAPGPYTRVTVVGAMSAPLGGDRLLLEAEVRDGARLLVDSAAATVALPGVDSAPATYDLRLTVGEGAELRWLPEQLVSAEGSELRMRTTVELAEGARLVLREEQILGRHGERPGTLATRLTVRRAGRPLLDQELGYGPGAPGGWDGPAVLGGHRATGQLLVVDPAFLAEGGERGEPVESRLLGEHAVLVPLAGPAALVTAVAPDALALRRALDEGLELLAPK from the coding sequence ATGAGCCTGCGCGCCACCGCCCGGATCGTCGCCGCGCCGGACGGTTCGCTCCCCGTCCTGGAGAGCGACGGGCCGCTCGCCCTGCGCCGCACCCGCGCCCCCGGCCCGTACACCCGGGTCACCGTCGTCGGCGCCATGAGCGCCCCGCTGGGCGGCGACCGGCTCCTCCTGGAGGCCGAGGTACGGGACGGGGCGCGGCTCCTGGTCGACTCCGCCGCGGCGACCGTCGCCCTGCCCGGCGTCGACTCGGCCCCCGCCACGTACGACCTCCGGCTCACCGTGGGGGAGGGGGCGGAGCTCCGCTGGCTGCCCGAGCAGCTGGTCTCGGCGGAGGGTTCCGAGCTGCGGATGCGGACCACGGTCGAACTCGCCGAGGGCGCCCGGCTGGTGCTCCGGGAGGAGCAGATCCTCGGCCGGCACGGCGAACGGCCCGGCACCCTCGCCACCCGGCTCACCGTGCGGCGCGCCGGCCGTCCCCTGCTCGACCAGGAGCTGGGGTACGGGCCGGGCGCCCCCGGCGGCTGGGACGGACCCGCCGTCCTCGGCGGTCACCGGGCCACCGGGCAACTCCTGGTGGTCGACCCGGCCTTCCTCGCAGAAGGGGGCGAGAGGGGCGAACCGGTCGAATCCCGGCTCCTCGGCGAGCATGCCGTGCTCGTGCCCCTCGCCGGTCCCGCGGCCCTGGTCACCGCCGTCGCGCCCGACGCGCTCGCGCTGCGCCGCGCCCTGGACGAGGGCCTGGAGCTGCTCGCTCCGAAGTGA
- a CDS encoding alpha/beta hydrolase, with translation MTATLIVGALAAPTAGAQSRHDRDDEARGATIAAARAAKAGIDWQDCPADWGLEKPIKCGWVTVPVDYARPNGKTIKIAVDRIGATGTPAEKQGALLYNPGGPGGSGLRFPRRVTTNNKIWANAAKAYDFVGFDPRGVGHSAPISCVDPTDFVKGPKLDPVPDSEADKLAQRKLAAAYAKGCAEKSGDMLPFMTTRNTVRDLDVIRAALGEKKLNFVGVSYGTYLGAVYGTMYPDHVRRMVVDSVVNPAKSNIWYQANLEQDIAFEGRLKDWMTWVAQHDDTFHLGKTLAEVQQQWVTLRAAAKKAPLGGKVGPAELINFFQSAPYYDSSWIPVAEAWSAYAQGDPQPLIDGAAPDLTDTAGNIASENGNAVYTAVECADAPWPTSWKKWDRDNSRLHEQNPFMTWANAWMNLPCATWSGPRQQPTQVKTGKGLPPVLIVQSERDAATPYAGAVELHKRFKGSRLITEKGAGSHGVTNLVNSCINPKVEAYLLTGKVDSQDVTCEPHATPKP, from the coding sequence ATGACGGCGACGCTCATAGTCGGCGCGCTGGCCGCACCGACGGCCGGCGCGCAGAGCCGCCACGACCGCGACGACGAGGCGCGCGGCGCGACCATCGCCGCCGCCCGCGCCGCGAAGGCCGGCATCGACTGGCAGGACTGTCCGGCCGACTGGGGGCTCGAGAAGCCCATCAAGTGCGGCTGGGTGACCGTTCCGGTCGACTACGCGCGGCCCAACGGCAAGACCATCAAGATCGCCGTGGACCGCATCGGCGCGACCGGCACCCCGGCCGAGAAGCAGGGCGCGCTGCTCTACAACCCGGGCGGCCCCGGCGGCTCCGGTCTGCGCTTCCCGCGCCGCGTCACCACGAACAACAAGATCTGGGCGAACGCCGCCAAGGCCTACGACTTCGTGGGCTTCGACCCGCGCGGCGTCGGCCACTCGGCGCCGATCTCCTGCGTCGACCCGACGGACTTCGTCAAGGGCCCGAAGCTGGACCCGGTCCCGGACAGCGAGGCGGACAAGCTGGCCCAGCGCAAGCTGGCCGCCGCGTACGCCAAGGGCTGCGCCGAGAAGAGCGGCGACATGCTGCCCTTCATGACCACCCGCAACACCGTCCGTGACCTGGACGTCATCCGGGCGGCGCTCGGCGAGAAGAAGCTCAACTTCGTCGGCGTCTCCTACGGCACCTACCTCGGCGCCGTCTACGGCACGATGTACCCGGACCACGTGCGCCGCATGGTCGTCGACAGCGTGGTCAACCCGGCGAAGAGCAACATCTGGTACCAGGCCAACCTGGAGCAGGACATCGCCTTCGAGGGCCGTCTCAAGGACTGGATGACCTGGGTCGCCCAGCACGACGACACCTTCCACCTCGGCAAGACCCTCGCCGAGGTGCAGCAGCAGTGGGTGACCCTGCGCGCCGCCGCCAAGAAGGCCCCCCTCGGGGGGAAGGTCGGCCCGGCCGAGCTCATCAACTTCTTCCAGAGCGCGCCGTACTACGACTCCTCGTGGATCCCGGTCGCCGAGGCCTGGAGCGCCTACGCCCAGGGTGACCCGCAGCCGCTCATCGACGGTGCCGCCCCGGATCTCACCGACACCGCCGGCAACATCGCCTCGGAGAACGGCAACGCGGTCTACACGGCCGTCGAGTGCGCCGACGCGCCGTGGCCGACCAGCTGGAAGAAGTGGGACCGGGACAACTCCCGCCTGCACGAGCAGAACCCGTTCATGACCTGGGCCAACGCCTGGATGAACCTGCCCTGCGCCACCTGGTCCGGGCCGCGCCAGCAGCCCACCCAGGTGAAGACGGGCAAGGGCCTGCCGCCGGTGCTCATCGTCCAGTCCGAGCGTGACGCGGCGACGCCGTACGCCGGCGCGGTCGAGCTGCACAAGCGGTTCAAGGGTTCGCGCCTGATCACCGAGAAGGGCGCCGGCTCGCACGGCGTCACCAACCTGGTGAACTCCTGCATCAACCCGAAGGTCGAGGCCTACCTGCTCACGGGCAAGGTCGACAGCCAGGACGTGACGTGCGAGCCGCACGCCACGCCCAAGCCGTAA